The Chryseobacterium nakagawai genome has a segment encoding these proteins:
- a CDS encoding M28 family peptidase, whose protein sequence is MKKIFIILPLFLSGFLFSQKKIQKKPAGRTAIPVKLNYHDEFKKISDEIMTNGRAYENLGELTKGIGPRFSATPGYTKAVEWAEKKFKEIGINMIWRQEAKAPVWIRGKESLQIKTENGDWKSIRMLSFGNSEGTAGKDLTGEIVLINSTSELNAMSIGQLKDKIVFVNVPMDPKIINTSDSYLQTAKSKLISASVIAKTGAKALIIRSLTTANDDTPHAKMIYYEPDDKVKIPALSIGVRSADELEKTLKKQKVTAKINMTAESKGNTTNPNIIAEIQGKKDAKVIVLGAQLDSWDVGEGAIDDGTGVAQCIEVLRTLKALGYENNHTIRVVLYANSENGGQGREMYAAYVKKRDEKHIFALGTDAGGYSPRGFSLDMSPQRRRLISPWKEYFLPYGVYDFDQTEAIQDISPLKKLDIPLAELVVDTQRYFDYHHSEQDTFDKVNKRELLLGAAAITQLIFMVDKNW, encoded by the coding sequence ATGAAAAAAATATTCATTATACTTCCACTCTTTTTGAGTGGATTTTTATTTTCTCAAAAAAAAATCCAGAAAAAGCCTGCCGGTAGAACAGCAATTCCTGTAAAATTAAATTATCACGATGAATTCAAAAAGATCTCAGATGAGATCATGACTAATGGTAGGGCTTATGAAAATCTTGGAGAACTCACAAAAGGTATCGGACCTCGTTTCAGCGCCACTCCTGGCTATACAAAAGCGGTAGAATGGGCTGAAAAAAAATTCAAGGAAATTGGTATTAATATGATCTGGAGACAAGAAGCTAAAGCTCCGGTCTGGATCAGAGGAAAAGAATCTTTACAGATAAAAACAGAAAATGGAGATTGGAAAAGCATCAGAATGCTCTCCTTCGGAAACTCTGAAGGAACAGCTGGAAAAGATCTGACAGGTGAAATTGTTTTAATTAATTCTACCTCAGAACTTAATGCCATGTCAATAGGACAGTTAAAAGACAAAATAGTCTTCGTCAATGTTCCTATGGATCCAAAAATCATTAACACCAGTGATTCTTATTTACAGACTGCAAAATCAAAATTAATTTCTGCTTCTGTCATAGCTAAAACAGGTGCAAAAGCTTTAATTATAAGGTCATTAACAACAGCTAATGATGATACGCCGCATGCCAAAATGATTTACTACGAACCCGATGATAAAGTTAAAATTCCTGCTTTATCAATAGGCGTAAGATCAGCAGATGAATTGGAAAAGACGTTAAAGAAACAAAAAGTTACTGCTAAAATCAACATGACTGCTGAATCCAAAGGCAACACCACTAATCCAAATATTATTGCTGAAATTCAGGGTAAAAAAGATGCTAAAGTTATTGTTTTAGGCGCTCAACTTGATTCATGGGATGTAGGTGAAGGTGCAATTGATGATGGAACCGGAGTTGCTCAGTGTATTGAAGTTTTAAGAACATTGAAAGCGCTTGGATACGAAAATAACCACACCATCCGGGTAGTTTTGTATGCTAACAGTGAAAACGGAGGACAAGGTCGTGAAATGTATGCTGCTTATGTGAAAAAGAGAGACGAAAAACACATATTTGCCTTAGGAACAGATGCAGGAGGATATTCGCCACGAGGTTTTTCTTTGGATATGTCCCCTCAAAGAAGAAGGCTTATCTCTCCCTGGAAAGAATATTTTCTTCCTTACGGTGTTTATGATTTTGACCAGACAGAGGCAATTCAGGACATCTCGCCATTAAAAAAATTGGATATTCCTTTAGCAGAACTTGTGGTAGACACTCAAAGATATTTTGATTATCATCATTCCGAACAAGATACTTTTGATAAGGTAAATAAAAGAGAACTTCTTCTTGGAGCAGCTGCAATAACACAATTGATTTTTATGGTTGATAAAAACTGGTAA
- a CDS encoding D-2-hydroxyacid dehydrogenase: protein MKVLANDGISKAGEKALKDAGIEILDNRVAQDHVINFINDNNVDVLLVRSATKVRQDLIDACPGLKIIGRGGIGMDNIDVEYAKSKGIKIINTPTASSKSVAELVFGHFIALARFLHESNRLMPLEGDTHFSAMKKSFSNAYELSGKTLGVIGFGSIGQEVVKIGIALGMKIQVLTRSPKTEVLTLDFFDGQSLNFEITSTNDMDAFLKESDFISINTPKTNEYIIDTPQFEKMKDGVYIVNTARGGVINEVTLIDFIDSGKVAGAALDVFESEPNPELPLLMNPALSLSPHVGGNTVDAQEKIGIELAEQIIKLQKETIR, encoded by the coding sequence ATGAAAGTTTTAGCAAACGATGGAATCTCAAAAGCAGGAGAAAAAGCTTTAAAAGATGCCGGAATTGAAATTCTGGACAATAGAGTGGCCCAAGATCACGTTATTAATTTTATCAACGATAATAATGTAGATGTTCTTCTGGTAAGAAGTGCAACAAAAGTGAGACAAGACCTGATTGATGCATGCCCAGGACTTAAGATCATAGGTCGGGGCGGTATTGGAATGGACAATATTGATGTTGAATATGCAAAAAGTAAGGGTATTAAAATAATCAATACTCCAACAGCATCTTCAAAATCTGTTGCAGAGTTGGTTTTCGGACACTTCATCGCATTAGCCAGATTCCTTCACGAATCAAACAGACTGATGCCTTTAGAGGGAGATACTCATTTTAGTGCCATGAAAAAGTCATTCAGCAATGCTTATGAACTTTCAGGAAAAACGTTAGGAGTAATAGGTTTTGGAAGTATTGGCCAGGAAGTCGTGAAAATAGGAATCGCTTTAGGAATGAAAATACAAGTTTTGACTAGAAGTCCAAAAACAGAAGTTCTTACACTAGACTTCTTTGACGGACAATCGCTGAACTTTGAAATCACTTCCACCAATGATATGGATGCATTCCTTAAAGAATCAGATTTCATCAGCATCAATACTCCGAAAACGAATGAATACATTATAGACACGCCACAGTTTGAAAAAATGAAGGATGGTGTTTATATTGTAAATACTGCAAGAGGCGGTGTGATAAATGAAGTAACACTAATTGATTTTATCGATTCAGGAAAAGTAGCAGGAGCTGCATTGGACGTTTTTGAAAGCGAACCCAATCCTGAACTTCCTTTACTGATGAACCCGGCACTATCGCTCTCTCCTCATGTAGGTGGGAATACGGTAGACGCGCAAGAGAAAATCGGTATCGAACTTGCAGAACAAATTATTAAGCTACAAAAAGAAACTATAAGATAA
- a CDS encoding DUF1015 domain-containing protein, with amino-acid sequence MPVFKPFRGIRPHRDFEDTFPTHPLDNFTQEEIAEKAQVENTYINMIKPYVVSKSKDVDRNLRKIRSTFEELLDEKKLVQDNSAYYLYEQIYPNKQIFRGLLGLASIEDFWNGKIKRHESTIPQKKEKLAHYLEKVNLQAEPVLLTYPANSKIELLMNHEEKNVPIFNHVDTIGIRHKIWRIDNRLKLQQFKEVIDQIDSFYIADGHHRIGSTALNAKKHKDKNKRHNGTELYNFVYSFIVSNQSIKIHDYNRILHDLNGLSSEQFLKELDKYFLIHEKGETSYFPSQKFHISMYLDGKFYSLHVKHDLRSKEMSLDNLDHHLLDKYIFKGILKIDDPDSSDLISYVKGTSNISGINILKEKVDSGEGKAGFGIYPVSFNDMIKISDLKLSMPPKCTFIEPKLITALLMYDMKP; translated from the coding sequence ATGCCTGTTTTTAAACCTTTCCGTGGAATAAGACCTCACAGAGACTTTGAGGATACTTTCCCTACCCATCCACTGGATAATTTTACCCAGGAAGAAATTGCAGAAAAAGCTCAAGTTGAAAATACTTACATCAACATGATAAAGCCTTATGTTGTAAGTAAATCTAAGGATGTAGATCGAAATCTGAGAAAGATCCGTTCCACCTTTGAAGAACTTCTGGACGAAAAAAAACTCGTTCAGGATAATTCTGCATACTATCTTTATGAACAAATATATCCTAATAAGCAAATTTTCAGAGGCCTCCTAGGTCTGGCGAGTATTGAAGATTTCTGGAATGGAAAAATTAAAAGGCACGAAAGTACCATTCCTCAGAAAAAAGAAAAACTAGCTCATTACCTTGAAAAAGTAAATCTTCAGGCTGAACCGGTATTACTAACCTACCCGGCCAATTCAAAAATTGAGTTGCTGATGAACCATGAGGAAAAGAATGTTCCAATCTTCAATCATGTAGATACTATTGGTATCAGACATAAAATCTGGAGAATAGACAATCGTTTAAAACTTCAACAGTTTAAGGAAGTAATTGATCAGATCGATTCATTCTATATTGCCGATGGACACCATAGAATTGGCTCTACAGCATTAAACGCAAAAAAACATAAGGACAAAAACAAAAGACACAACGGTACAGAACTTTATAATTTTGTATACAGCTTTATCGTTTCAAACCAATCCATCAAGATTCACGATTACAACAGAATTCTACATGATCTGAATGGCCTTTCCAGCGAACAATTTCTGAAAGAACTGGACAAGTATTTTCTAATTCACGAAAAAGGAGAAACATCATACTTCCCTTCTCAGAAATTCCACATTTCAATGTATCTGGATGGTAAGTTTTATTCTCTTCACGTAAAACATGATCTTCGCTCAAAAGAAATGTCTTTAGATAACCTGGATCACCATTTATTAGACAAATACATTTTTAAAGGTATTTTAAAAATAGATGATCCGGATAGCTCTGATCTTATTTCTTATGTAAAAGGAACCTCTAATATCAGCGGAATCAATATTTTAAAAGAAAAGGTAGACAGCGGAGAAGGAAAGGCAGGATTCGGAATTTATCCTGTAAGTTTTAATGATATGATTAAAATTTCAGACTTAAAATTAAGCATGCCTCCAAAATGTACATTCATTGAGCCAAAATTGATTACAGCACTGTTAATGTACGATATGAAACCTTAA